In Horticoccus luteus, the following proteins share a genomic window:
- a CDS encoding phospholipase A: MKQRLWWLAAGVIGAASLWAQPVILQVQPVGNATPGEEAHVTMFALNRGAEPVNAPLPSRMAARLAAGERRWTVQLQRVSGGEGAIAAGAFAEAEYAYLVPADASGSVVFTLSAPGAGGVLVDLQGKARPDRLVRSDTEETAEAATQAEKTEVAKVAKPTTSGVPTPAISKIQRAFSDHFSAHQPVYFIFGPNDPAAKFQFSFKYRMVSDSVAESTTVQPLQGLYFAYTQRSLWNITESSSPFYDSSYMPEIFYERLEPAANQKGDWVHWLGYQGGLMHESNGRDGLSSRSLNIAFVRPMLMLGHFDGWNLILAPRVFAYVGGLSDNPTMANYRGHVEWNAYLGKNGGMALAITGRTGSGFHKGSLQLDLTYPLKSRLGNIATFFLVQYFNGYGEGLLNFDERSDTWRAGFSLVR; the protein is encoded by the coding sequence ATGAAGCAACGACTTTGGTGGTTGGCGGCGGGCGTGATCGGCGCGGCGAGTTTGTGGGCGCAGCCGGTGATCCTGCAGGTGCAGCCCGTGGGTAACGCCACACCCGGCGAGGAAGCGCACGTGACGATGTTCGCACTCAACCGCGGCGCAGAGCCGGTGAACGCCCCGCTTCCCTCGCGGATGGCGGCGCGGCTCGCGGCCGGCGAACGCCGCTGGACGGTGCAACTCCAGCGCGTAAGCGGGGGCGAGGGAGCGATTGCGGCGGGCGCATTCGCGGAGGCGGAGTATGCGTATTTGGTGCCCGCGGATGCGAGCGGATCGGTCGTCTTTACGCTATCGGCGCCGGGCGCGGGTGGAGTGCTCGTTGACCTCCAAGGAAAAGCGCGACCTGACAGGCTCGTTCGCAGTGACACGGAAGAAACGGCTGAGGCTGCGACCCAAGCGGAAAAGACCGAGGTCGCCAAGGTGGCGAAGCCCACGACCAGCGGGGTGCCGACGCCGGCGATTTCGAAAATCCAGCGGGCGTTTTCAGATCATTTTTCCGCGCATCAACCGGTCTATTTCATTTTCGGCCCCAACGATCCGGCGGCGAAATTCCAATTTAGTTTCAAGTATCGGATGGTGAGCGACTCGGTGGCGGAGAGCACGACGGTGCAGCCGTTGCAGGGACTCTATTTCGCTTACACGCAACGGTCGCTGTGGAACATCACGGAGAGCTCGAGCCCGTTTTACGATTCGAGTTACATGCCGGAGATCTTTTACGAGCGTCTTGAACCCGCCGCCAACCAGAAGGGCGATTGGGTGCATTGGCTCGGCTACCAGGGCGGACTCATGCACGAGTCGAACGGTCGCGACGGCCTGAGTTCGCGGAGCCTGAACATCGCGTTTGTGCGGCCGATGTTGATGCTGGGCCATTTCGATGGGTGGAATCTGATCCTGGCACCGCGGGTCTTCGCGTATGTGGGCGGCTTGAGCGACAATCCCACGATGGCCAACTATCGCGGACACGTGGAATGGAACGCTTACTTGGGCAAAAACGGTGGGATGGCGCTGGCTATCACCGGCCGCACCGGGAGCGGGTTTCACAAGGGGAGCCTGCAGCTCGATCTCACATATCCGCTGAAATCCCGCCTGGGAAACATCGCCACGTTCTTCCTGGTGCAATACTTTAACGGTTACGGCGAAGGGCTGCTGAATTTCGACGAACGCAGCGATACCTGGCGCGCGGGGTTTTCGCTGGTTAGGTGA
- a CDS encoding ABC transporter ATP-binding protein has protein sequence MIEVRQLTRVFRTYKKQPGFWGGVKGLVRREFEETAAAKDISFDIAEGEFVGFLGPNGAGKTTTLKMLSGLIFPTSGTARVAGFDPTKRENAYRRLFALVLGQKNQLWWDLPAIESFYLLRAIYGIPADQFKSSLDELVQLLDVGAKLNVMVRELSLGERMKMELIAALLHRPRVLFLDEPTIGLDVISQKAVRHFLRDYNRRHRVTILLTSHYMADIKELCERVIVIHRGTKIYDGALARVEAVGGRKKIIKFRPTDGAVVGLTDLIGIDAAQTADGNVTLHVPSDQVVAVSQRILAAGPVEDITIEDVPIEDVIAELFTRSV, from the coding sequence ATGATCGAGGTCCGGCAACTTACCCGCGTTTTTCGCACCTATAAAAAGCAACCCGGCTTCTGGGGCGGCGTGAAGGGCCTTGTCCGCCGCGAATTTGAGGAGACGGCCGCGGCCAAGGACATCTCCTTCGACATCGCCGAAGGCGAATTCGTGGGCTTTCTCGGGCCCAACGGCGCCGGAAAGACGACCACGTTGAAAATGCTTTCCGGCCTGATTTTTCCGACCAGTGGCACCGCCCGCGTCGCCGGTTTCGATCCCACGAAACGCGAGAACGCCTACCGCCGCCTCTTCGCGCTCGTGCTCGGCCAGAAGAACCAACTCTGGTGGGATCTGCCCGCCATCGAATCGTTTTACCTCCTCCGCGCCATCTACGGCATCCCCGCCGACCAATTTAAATCCTCCCTCGACGAGCTCGTGCAACTCCTCGACGTGGGCGCGAAACTCAACGTCATGGTCCGCGAGCTCTCCCTCGGCGAGCGGATGAAAATGGAGCTCATCGCGGCGCTCCTGCACCGTCCCCGCGTGCTGTTTCTCGACGAGCCCACCATCGGCCTTGATGTCATCTCGCAAAAGGCGGTCCGCCATTTCCTGCGCGACTACAATCGCCGCCATCGGGTCACCATTCTCCTGACAAGCCACTACATGGCCGACATCAAAGAGCTTTGTGAACGCGTCATCGTCATCCACCGCGGCACGAAAATCTACGACGGCGCACTCGCCCGCGTGGAAGCCGTCGGCGGACGGAAGAAAATCATCAAGTTTCGCCCCACCGATGGCGCGGTCGTCGGCCTGACTGACCTGATCGGGATCGATGCCGCGCAGACCGCCGACGGCAACGTCACGCTTCACGTCCCCAGCGACCAAGTCGTCGCCGTTTCCCAACGCATCCTCGCCGCCGGCCCGGTGGAAGACATCACCATCGAGGATGTGCCAATTGAAGACGTTATCGCGGAGCTCTTCACGCGCAGCGTCTAA
- a CDS encoding GAF domain-containing protein → MSTLYVLATADPELAAAWERQLPPGRSSLRLSPQALSGGTQPGFAAVVILDATAEPDLPVALARCPTIYVGEPRSVPFEQARMSARARTFLSYEESVSRLGEFLPLVEEIAEKQSMMELLLEKARRTEATRAPVRAVTPDPAEWWDFFEGAIDNLDSRDRLLSEFRRASRHLLRASHAVFFLRETDGFRADRGTSFFDADDPIVAFLENHPAVIDGANWDAPADPVAELAVRNRLALWGARLLVPIHDNGRLLGLIVLGVRDDGQPYDENDRMRAVIFARLLRQCLVKAAQLARLNNLAEQLNLGAKYLPRTLVLGADESAPRHVPVVVRDLIGRARRSREVCRVAPMEGQPFRASAGVIVETGGVWAYWEEASGEVHDAAARQRAGRRELLRELALTFSHEMGNSLVSLATFRQAAEGQTAPAALLHAAKADIARLEALNQHLGMMQLLHEAERRATDVRELMQQIGAELELRVEVGPDPVPLNAAPRLLEFALRALIGTLAENRADLGVRDLTLQVRSTGEGAERTALLSVKGKRLELEGILPEPVLNGVPNQGRLAVFIAKEIIRLHHGEIHAGPGIEGTEILISLRSL, encoded by the coding sequence ATGTCCACCCTCTACGTCCTAGCGACTGCCGATCCCGAATTGGCAGCGGCGTGGGAGCGCCAGTTGCCCCCAGGACGATCGAGTTTGCGGTTATCACCCCAAGCGTTGTCGGGCGGCACCCAACCGGGTTTCGCGGCGGTCGTGATTCTGGATGCGACCGCCGAGCCGGATTTGCCGGTGGCGTTGGCGCGGTGCCCGACGATCTATGTGGGCGAACCGCGGAGCGTGCCGTTCGAACAGGCCCGGATGAGCGCCCGGGCGCGAACCTTCCTCTCATATGAGGAAAGTGTTTCCCGGCTGGGAGAGTTCCTGCCGCTCGTCGAAGAGATCGCGGAAAAACAATCGATGATGGAGTTGCTGCTGGAGAAGGCGCGGCGGACGGAGGCGACGCGGGCACCGGTCCGTGCCGTGACGCCGGATCCGGCGGAGTGGTGGGATTTCTTCGAAGGGGCGATCGACAATCTCGACTCGCGCGACCGGTTGTTGAGCGAATTTCGGCGCGCCTCGCGGCATTTGCTGCGCGCTTCCCATGCCGTCTTTTTTCTGCGCGAGACCGATGGATTTCGGGCGGACCGCGGCACGTCTTTTTTCGATGCCGACGATCCCATCGTGGCGTTTTTGGAGAATCATCCGGCGGTGATTGACGGCGCGAATTGGGACGCGCCGGCTGATCCGGTGGCGGAGCTCGCGGTGCGCAACCGGCTGGCGTTGTGGGGCGCCCGTCTGCTGGTGCCGATCCACGACAATGGGCGGCTGCTGGGTTTGATCGTGCTCGGTGTGCGTGACGATGGTCAGCCCTACGATGAAAATGACCGGATGCGGGCGGTGATTTTTGCGCGTCTGCTGCGGCAATGCCTGGTGAAGGCGGCGCAGCTCGCGCGCCTCAACAATCTCGCGGAGCAGTTGAATCTCGGGGCGAAATACCTGCCGCGGACGTTGGTGCTGGGCGCCGACGAAAGTGCGCCGCGGCATGTGCCGGTCGTCGTGCGCGACTTGATCGGCCGGGCGCGGCGGAGTCGTGAGGTTTGTCGTGTAGCGCCGATGGAGGGGCAGCCGTTTCGGGCCAGCGCGGGCGTCATTGTCGAGACCGGTGGCGTGTGGGCCTATTGGGAGGAGGCGAGCGGCGAGGTGCACGATGCCGCGGCGCGGCAGCGCGCGGGACGGCGGGAATTGCTGCGGGAACTGGCGCTCACGTTCAGTCATGAGATGGGCAACTCGTTGGTTTCGCTCGCGACGTTCCGGCAGGCGGCGGAAGGCCAGACGGCGCCGGCGGCGTTGTTGCACGCGGCGAAGGCGGACATCGCGCGCCTTGAGGCGTTGAACCAGCATTTGGGCATGATGCAGTTGCTCCACGAGGCGGAGCGCAGGGCCACGGACGTGCGGGAATTGATGCAGCAAATCGGGGCCGAACTGGAGCTGCGGGTGGAAGTGGGCCCGGATCCCGTGCCGTTGAACGCAGCGCCGCGATTGCTGGAGTTCGCGTTGCGCGCCCTGATCGGCACGCTGGCGGAAAATCGTGCGGATCTGGGGGTGCGCGATCTCACCTTGCAAGTGCGGTCAACGGGCGAGGGGGCGGAGCGGACGGCGCTGCTCTCCGTCAAGGGCAAGCGGTTGGAGCTCGAGGGCATCCTGCCTGAGCCTGTGCTTAACGGGGTGCCCAACCAAGGGCGACTCGCCGTGTTCATTGCGAAAGAAATCATCCGGCTGCATCACGGAGAAATTCACGCCGGGCCCGGGATCGAAGGCACGGAGATTTTGATCTCGTTGCGCAGCCTCTGA
- the surE gene encoding 5'/3'-nucleotidase SurE, with the protein MRLLLTNDDSIESVFLHELVAACQRTGHDVAVAAPRSEQSWIGAAKSRHRPVKVVHADRGLGCPTWIVDGTPSDCVNIALAHLLPRDWQPDAVLSGINMGFNASLGFILASGTIAGAWEGAVHGLPGIAVSQDLPAAIFERLKSAHGQPDEALHTALRLSAARAAALVPELVAATAPRSFTVHNLNLPYPCTAGTAVRRTVPARVVVPGLFGPAQDDGTHCFVFQQGEDISPPDPMTDRGALVAGLISHTVLDYRELGHPRG; encoded by the coding sequence ATGCGCCTCCTCCTGACCAACGACGACAGCATTGAAAGCGTATTCCTTCACGAACTCGTCGCCGCGTGCCAGCGCACCGGTCACGACGTCGCCGTGGCCGCGCCGCGCTCGGAGCAAAGCTGGATCGGCGCCGCCAAATCGCGCCATCGCCCCGTGAAGGTGGTCCACGCGGACCGCGGACTCGGCTGTCCCACGTGGATCGTCGACGGCACGCCCAGCGACTGCGTCAATATCGCCCTCGCCCACCTGCTCCCGCGCGACTGGCAGCCCGACGCCGTGCTCAGCGGCATCAACATGGGCTTTAACGCGAGCCTCGGCTTCATTCTCGCCAGCGGCACCATCGCGGGCGCCTGGGAAGGTGCCGTCCACGGCCTACCCGGAATCGCCGTCTCCCAAGATCTGCCCGCCGCCATCTTCGAACGGCTCAAATCTGCGCACGGCCAGCCCGACGAAGCGCTGCACACCGCGCTTCGCCTGTCCGCCGCTCGCGCCGCCGCCCTCGTGCCCGAACTCGTCGCGGCCACCGCCCCGCGAAGTTTTACGGTTCACAATCTCAATCTGCCCTATCCGTGCACTGCGGGCACCGCCGTTCGCCGCACCGTCCCCGCCCGCGTGGTGGTGCCCGGACTCTTCGGTCCTGCGCAGGACGACGGCACGCATTGTTTCGTTTTCCAACAAGGCGAAGATATCTCTCCGCCCGATCCGATGACCGACCGGGGCGCACTCGTTGCCGGGCTGATCAGCCACACGGTGCTCGACTACCGTGAGCTTGGCCATCCCCGCGGTTAA